The genome window AGCCGGCGGGGCGCCCCAACTATCCGTACACCATCCGCGACGTCCTCACCGATCGCCGTCGGCCGCGCGCGTGGCGCGCCCTCTTCCTGGAGAACGAGTTCCTCAAGTGCTCGGTCCTCCCCGATCTGGGGGGGCATCTGTACTCGTGCACCGACAAGGTGAACGGGGAAGAGATGTTCTACGCCAATGGGGCGATCAAGGTCTCCAATATTGCCTATCGCGGCTCGTGGGCGGCGTTCGGCATCGAGTTCAACTTCCCGGTCTCGCACAACTGGATGACGACGTCGCCCGTGGACTTCGCGCTCCGCGAGGAGCCGGACGGGAGCGCCTCGGTGTGGGTGGGAAACGTCGACCGCCCCTACGGGATGCAATGGACGGTGCAGCTCACGCTGCGCCCCGGCAGCGCGTTGTTGGAGCAATACACGACGCTCTACAACCGGAGCGACGTGCGCCGGCGCTTCTACTGGTGGACCAACGCCGGCGTGCGGGCGCATGACGACACGCGGATCCTCTATCCGATGAAGTTCACCGCGTCGCATGGCTTTGCCGACGTCGACACGTGGCCGGTCGACGCGCGGGGGACGGACAACTCGGTGCTGAAGAACCACATCTACGGCCCGGTGTCGCGCTTCGCGCACGCCAGCCGTGAGGGGTTCATGGGGATCTGGCACCCGCGCACCAACGCCGGCGTGGCGCACTATGCCCTGAGCGAGGAGCTGCCGGCCAAGAAGATCTGGTCGTGGGGGGTCGATGCCGACGCGCTCGATTGGCGGCGGCAGCTCTCCGACGACTCCAGCGCCTACGTGGAGATCCAGGCGGGGCTCTTTCGCGACCAGGAGACGTACGGCTTTTTGCAGCCGCAGGACCAGGTGTCGTTCCACGAATACTGGATGCCGCTGCGGGGGCTGGGGGGGCTCACGCGGATGAACCCGAACGGCGCGTTGCACCTGGAGCGTGTTCCCCTCGGCAAGGACTCGGTGGAGCTGCGCGCCACGGTGCAGGTCACGCGCACGGTTGCGGGTGCTCGCGCCACGCTCTCGCTGGGGGCGACAGTCGCGTTGACGACGAGCGGGCTCACCCCGGGTGAGCTGGTGCGGCTGTCGACGCGCGCCCTGGCCAGCGCACCGCCGGCCACCTTCACGCTGCGCGACGGCACCGGAGCCACGCTCCTGCGCCAGGTGGAAGGGGTCTACGACTTCCTCCCCGACTCGCTCGTCAGGCGCGGGAAGCAGCCGGTGGCGACCTGGCCCGCCGCGGCTGACCGGCGCGAGGGGGACTGGCTCACCTTCGCCGAGGACCGCGAGGTCAACGGCGACATGCTGGGCGCGTTAGGCGCCTATCGAGCCGGGCTCGCGGTGAATGCGCGCGACCTGGCACTCCTCCGCGCCACGGCGCGCCTCGAAGTGACGCTGGGCTTCCATGCCGCGGCCCAAGGGCATGCGAGTGCCGCCCTCGCCTTGCAGCCGGCGGACCACGAGATGGCGTACTACCGCGGGCTGGCACGCCTGGCCATGGCCGACACGGCGCGCGCGCGCGTGGACTTCGAGCTGGCACGCCAGTATGGCCCGTTGCGGCCGGCGGCGATGCTCGCCCTGCAGCGCTGCGGCCCCGCGGCGAACGACGATGCGCTCGCCTGGGCCGGGCGCTTCGCCGCCGACTCGGGCGCGACGCCATCGGCACGCCTGCGCGACATGCGGCTGGTCGCCGCCTGGCAGGGCGCGCGCCCGGTTGCGCCTGGCGACGCACCCCCGACCTCCGTGCGCGAGGACGCACAGGCCAACGCGCGCGAGTTTCCCACCGGCAACCTCGCGCGCTGGCTCAACCGCCAGCTGGCCGGCGGCGACGACGCGCTCCTGGTGCACCTGGCGGGCGACCCGCAGCGCATTCTCGACATCGCCGACGCGCTCCTGGACGCGCACGCCAACACCGAGGCGGCGGCCCTCCTCGCCACGCGCTGGCCCGACGATGCGCGCGTGGTGCGCGAGGCGGGGATCCCGCATCCCAACCGGCACCCGATGGTTTGGCTCTACCGCGCCTTTGCCGCACAGCGCGCGGGGCTCGACCCCACCGCCGCCCTCGACACCGCCGCGTCGCTCCCGCTGGGCTACGTCTTCCCCAACCGGGCGCGCGAGCGCGAGGTGCTGGCGTGGGCTGAACGCCTTCGCCCGCGCGACCCGTCGATTCGCTACCTGCAGGGGATGCTCGCCCTGCAGGGCGGCGAGGTCGAGCGCGCGATCACCCTGTGGCAGTCGGTGGTCGCGGAGCGCCCCACCGGGATCCCCGGTCTCTATCGCAACCTCGGCGCCGCCGCGCTCATCGCCGGCAACACGGCGCTCGCAGCCGACATCTTCGCCAGGGGGACGTCCGCCGAGCCCACCAACGCCGCCGTCTGGGTGGGGAACGACTCGCTGTTGCAGCTGACCGGCGCGTCGGCCGCCGCGCGTGCGGCGCAACTCGATCGGTATCCCGACAAGGCGGGGATGCCGACCGCGCTGGTCTATCGCTACGCGCGACTCCTCGCCGCCGCCGGCCGCTTCGACAACGCCGAAGCGCTCTTCGCCGACCGCTTCTTCTCGCGCGTGGAAGGGGGGATCAATCCGCGTGGCGAGTGGATCAACGTGCGCCTGGCGCGCGCCGAGGCGCTGGCGAGTGTAGGGAAGTGCGGGGAAGCAAACGCGATCGTGCGGGGGCTGGGTCGAGCGGTCCCCCGCCTGGCGTTCACGCGCGATGGGATGGGGGAGCAGGTGGGGCGCGCGGAGAACGTGAATCGTGTTGGTGGGGTGCGTGCGCGGTGTGGGGGAAGGGGGTAGGGCGGACGGGAGACGGGAGACGGGAGACGGGAGACGGGAGACGGGAGACGGGAGACGGGAGTGCGCGCGGCGGGGCCGCGCGCTGGGGGGGGCGGGGGCGTGTGAGCGGTTGACTCTCTCCCGTCCCGCCAGAAGCGCGAACCGATCCCGAGCCATCCACCACCAGCGCCCACTCCCCCCAAGGGTGCCGCGCAGCGGCCACCCCACCCTCAGCGCTGCCGAAAACGCGAACGGCGCCTAACGGCGCCGTTCGCACTCCCGTCCCCCCCCAGCCTTCGCTGGGGCAAGCTTTCCCCCGTCCCCCGTCCTAGTTCTTCCGTGTCGTGTCCTTCGGCGCCACATTCAACGGCACCGCCGGCTTCACATCCCCTTGCATCGGCGTCGGCGCCGACTGCTGCAACGCCTCGAAGTTGAAGAACTCGGCGATGCGCGTCGACTGGGCGACCTGCTTGGCCGCGTCGAGCGCCTTGTTTGCACCTGCCGGGTCGCCGATTGCCGTGAGGACGTCGTGCATCATGAAACCGGTCGACACATAGAGCGCCGGGATGCCCACCGAGGCCTTGTCGGGCCACCCGCCCTTGCGCACGAACGACTGCTGCCCCTCGAAAACGTTCTCCCAGAGCGCCTTGCTGCGCTGCACGTCGACCCATCCCTCGCCCGGGACGAGGAGCGTGTCCTTCGACGCCATGGGGGCGTGGTCGAGGAGGCGACGCGCCAGCCCCTGCGTCACCAGGTACTCGTCCAGTCCCAGTTCGCGCCCGTAGCTCCCGGAGGTGCGCGAGAAGTAGATGGGACGCCCCGGGTTGTCCTTGATGATCTGGAGCACGAAGTAGTCGGCGCGCGTGAGCAAGCGCGGCGGGATCTTCGTGCGCAGGCCGTAGCCCTCGAACACCACCGTGTCCGGAAGCTCGAAGTACAACGGGACCGAGTCCGCCTGCTGCAACGTCATCTTTACCGGCGGCCCCGAGGGCTTCTTCCAGTTCCCGCCCTTGTAGATCGCCGGCCCCTTGGTGGCGTCGTAGTCGCGCACCGGGTTGCGGATCAGTTGGCGCGTGTACCAGTCGGTGTTGAGGAGCGACGTGTTGGCGACCACGACGTCGGGCCGGATCCCCTCCACCTCCTGCGCATACCACAGCGGGAAGGTGTCGTTGTCGCCGACCGTCACCAGGACGCCGTACGGCTCCACCGAGTTGAGGAGGTCGTGCGCGAACTTCGCCGTGGTGTCGTCACCCTTGCGCGTCGCCGCGCTCCAGTTGCCTACCAGCGGAAAGAAGGCGATGCCCAGCACCGGCGTCGCCATCAACCAGCTGCGCTTCCTCGGGAGGTCGAGCGTCTCCTTGCCGAGCTTGACCTGCTCGCTGCCTAACAACGCGGCCACCGATTCCCACACGAAGGCCAGCCCCAGCGCCGCCCATACGGACCACGCCGAGAAGCTCCAGAGGTAGAAGTAGTCGCGGTCACGCACCTCTCGCTCGACCGCATCCCCCAGTTCCGGCGCCTGGGAATAGCCGTAGCGGAAGTTGAGGTACTTGATGAGCAGGAGCGTCATCGTGAACATCAGCGGCCCGAAGAACCAGAACGACTGGCGGTCGCGCTTCCAGTGCACCCACCCGCCAAAGAGGCCGAGGACGAGGTACAGCGCGGCCAGGACGCCTTGCAGCGTCTGGTGCTCGCCGTACGGGTCGCGCCACCACTGCCACTTGAAGTACATCCAGTACATCGAGACCTGGGCCGGATAGACACGGCTCGGGTCGTTAGGGTCCGGGGCGCCATACTGCCCGCGGTTGAAGTTGTAGACGAAGCGCTCCCACGTGACCTTGTCGAAGGTGCACTTGGCGGTCAGCTCGGTGGTGCAGGCGGTCGGCTCGCCCTCGGCGATGGCCGGGAAGTGCGCGGCGCGAATGGGCTGCGTGGCGAACGGCGTCATCCCGAACAGGACGGCACCGACGCAGGCCAGGATCAGCTTCCAGCGGAGAATCGTCCTGGGGCGGCGGACCATTACCGCAAAGGCGAAGGCCGGGGCGGCGAGGAAGCCCGCCATGTGGTTGGAGAAGCCGAGTCCCAGCAGGTAGGCGATGAGGACGAGGAGCTTGTCCGCCTTGGGACCGTCCGGGTCATCACACCAGCGCACCGTGAGCCAGGCGACGACGGCGACGCCGATGAGGGCGACGGTGTAGACCTTCTCGTTGACGACCGACTGCGACCAGACCGTGAACGCCGTGGCCCCGATCAGCGCCGCCAGACCGCCGCCGACGATGCGCTGCCACCGTTCGCTGAACCACGAGACGAGGACGCGCTCGGTGATGAGGAACCACATCGCCGCCGACGAGGCGGAGCAGAGCGCGGCGAGGATGTTCACCTTCATCGCCACGCTCCCGCCGATGGGGAGGATGGAGAAGACGCGCCCGAGGAGGACGAAGAAGGGATTGCCCGGCGGGTGCGGGAGCCCGAGGATGTACGCCGCCGCGATGTACTCGCTCGTGTCCCACATGGCCGTCGAGGGGCCGATCGTGAGCATGTAGAGCGTGAAGACCAGGGCGCCGGCGATCGCCGCGGCCAGGTATGAGGGGCGGTAGTCGAGCTCTGTCTGGGACATCAATCTCTAACTAGAAGACGAGAAGACGAGAGGACGAGAAGACGAGGGGCCTGCCTCAGCGAAGGCTGGGGCCTGCAAGACGAGAATCGGCGGTCTCGTCTCTTGGGCACGGGACGGGGGGGGAGCGTTGCCCGTTCCGGGCGGATTTTGGCTCCTCATGCAGCCGGGAAGGATACCCTCGGTCCCCCGGCGTTGGAAGGCAGTCCGCCCCAGCACCGCCGTCTGCCCCGCTCTCGTCGTGAAGTCAGGCCCCTCGTCTTCTCGTCCTCTCGTCCTCTCGTCCTCTCGTCCCCCGGCTAGTGGCGAAAGAGTCGCTGCCCCGTGAACACCATCGCGATCCCTTTCTCATTCGCGGCTGCAATCACCTCGGCGTCGCGCACCGAACCGCCGGGCTGCACGATCGCTGTGATCCCGGCCTCGACCACCACGTCGATCGAGTCGCGGAAGGGGAAGTAGGCGTCCGATCCCACCACCGATCCGGCGGTCTCGAGCCCCAGGCTCCGCGCCTTGTGAACCGCCATGAACGAGGCGTCGACGCGCGACATCTGGCCGGCGCCAATTCCCACCGTGGCGCCGTCGCGCGCCAGGACGATGGCGTTGGACTTGACGGCGCTCACCGCCCGCCAGGCAAAAAGGAGGTCGATGCGCTCCTGCTCGCTCGGCGAGCGCTCGGAGACGACCGTCCACTCGCCGATGCCTAACGAAGCCGGGGGACGATCCTGCAGCAGGAAGCCGCCGCGCACGCGCTTGAAGTCGAGCGACCCCTCGCGCCACGTGGCCGTCCCTTGCAGGAGGCGCAGGTTCTTCTTCCGCCCCAGGATCTCCACCGCCTCCTCGCTGAACGAGGGCGAGACGATGCATTCCACGAACAGCGACGAGATGGCCTCCGCCGTCTCGGCGTCGACCGGGACGGTGAAGGAGATCACGCTCCCGAAAGCCGAGACCGGGTCGCAGGCCAGCGCCTTCTTGTACGCGTCGAGTGCGCCCAGCCCCGTCGCCAATCCGCACGGCGTGGTGTGCTTGATGATGGCGCACGCCGGCTCTCCCGCGAACGGATCGGTGGCCAGCAGCGCCCCTTCGAGGTCGAGGAAGTTGTTGAACGAGAGTTCCTTTCCTCCCCTCTGCACGAGCCCCGCCAGCCCCTCGCCTGCACGCTCGATGTAGAAGGCGGCCTCCTGCCCGGGGTT of Gemmatimonadaceae bacterium contains these proteins:
- the purH gene encoding bifunctional phosphoribosylaminoimidazolecarboxamide formyltransferase/IMP cyclohydrolase, coding for MPTALLSVSDKSGLVDFARALVAAGWDLVSTGGTSRALREAGLVVRDVSDVTQFPEMLDGRVKTLHPAVHGGLLARRDLPEHMAAIAEHDIHPIDLVCVNLYPFRETAAKPGVHPEEVIENIDIGGPSMLRSAAKNFAAVWVVVDPSDYAKVLEAITSGAGDPALRRRLAEKVYAHTAAYDSAITTWFAQQRGDHFPDVVPIAVTRKQTLRYGENPGQEAAFYIERAGEGLAGLVQRGGKELSFNNFLDLEGALLATDPFAGEPACAIIKHTTPCGLATGLGALDAYKKALACDPVSAFGSVISFTVPVDAETAEAISSLFVECIVSPSFSEEAVEILGRKKNLRLLQGTATWREGSLDFKRVRGGFLLQDRPPASLGIGEWTVVSERSPSEQERIDLLFAWRAVSAVKSNAIVLARDGATVGIGAGQMSRVDASFMAVHKARSLGLETAGSVVGSDAYFPFRDSIDVVVEAGITAIVQPGGSVRDAEVIAAANEKGIAMVFTGQRLFRH
- a CDS encoding DUF5107 domain-containing protein, with the translated sequence MMTRTAIVRFAPFARLVACVALGVALWPARTTAQQPARARAWEGTLTLPTYDEGAPDPNAPFDLLQPAGRPNYPYTIRDVLTDRRRPRAWRALFLENEFLKCSVLPDLGGHLYSCTDKVNGEEMFYANGAIKVSNIAYRGSWAAFGIEFNFPVSHNWMTTSPVDFALREEPDGSASVWVGNVDRPYGMQWTVQLTLRPGSALLEQYTTLYNRSDVRRRFYWWTNAGVRAHDDTRILYPMKFTASHGFADVDTWPVDARGTDNSVLKNHIYGPVSRFAHASREGFMGIWHPRTNAGVAHYALSEELPAKKIWSWGVDADALDWRRQLSDDSSAYVEIQAGLFRDQETYGFLQPQDQVSFHEYWMPLRGLGGLTRMNPNGALHLERVPLGKDSVELRATVQVTRTVAGARATLSLGATVALTTSGLTPGELVRLSTRALASAPPATFTLRDGTGATLLRQVEGVYDFLPDSLVRRGKQPVATWPAAADRREGDWLTFAEDREVNGDMLGALGAYRAGLAVNARDLALLRATARLEVTLGFHAAAQGHASAALALQPADHEMAYYRGLARLAMADTARARVDFELARQYGPLRPAAMLALQRCGPAANDDALAWAGRFAADSGATPSARLRDMRLVAAWQGARPVAPGDAPPTSVREDAQANAREFPTGNLARWLNRQLAGGDDALLVHLAGDPQRILDIADALLDAHANTEAAALLATRWPDDARVVREAGIPHPNRHPMVWLYRAFAAQRAGLDPTAALDTAASLPLGYVFPNRAREREVLAWAERLRPRDPSIRYLQGMLALQGGEVERAITLWQSVVAERPTGIPGLYRNLGAAALIAGNTALAADIFARGTSAEPTNAAVWVGNDSLLQLTGASAAARAAQLDRYPDKAGMPTALVYRYARLLAAAGRFDNAEALFADRFFSRVEGGINPRGEWINVRLARAEALASVGKCGEANAIVRGLGRAVPRLAFTRDGMGEQVGRAENVNRVGGVRARCGGRG
- a CDS encoding DUF2723 domain-containing protein, whose protein sequence is MSQTELDYRPSYLAAAIAGALVFTLYMLTIGPSTAMWDTSEYIAAAYILGLPHPPGNPFFVLLGRVFSILPIGGSVAMKVNILAALCSASSAAMWFLITERVLVSWFSERWQRIVGGGLAALIGATAFTVWSQSVVNEKVYTVALIGVAVVAWLTVRWCDDPDGPKADKLLVLIAYLLGLGFSNHMAGFLAAPAFAFAVMVRRPRTILRWKLILACVGAVLFGMTPFATQPIRAAHFPAIAEGEPTACTTELTAKCTFDKVTWERFVYNFNRGQYGAPDPNDPSRVYPAQVSMYWMYFKWQWWRDPYGEHQTLQGVLAALYLVLGLFGGWVHWKRDRQSFWFFGPLMFTMTLLLIKYLNFRYGYSQAPELGDAVEREVRDRDYFYLWSFSAWSVWAALGLAFVWESVAALLGSEQVKLGKETLDLPRKRSWLMATPVLGIAFFPLVGNWSAATRKGDDTTAKFAHDLLNSVEPYGVLVTVGDNDTFPLWYAQEVEGIRPDVVVANTSLLNTDWYTRQLIRNPVRDYDATKGPAIYKGGNWKKPSGPPVKMTLQQADSVPLYFELPDTVVFEGYGLRTKIPPRLLTRADYFVLQIIKDNPGRPIYFSRTSGSYGRELGLDEYLVTQGLARRLLDHAPMASKDTLLVPGEGWVDVQRSKALWENVFEGQQSFVRKGGWPDKASVGIPALYVSTGFMMHDVLTAIGDPAGANKALDAAKQVAQSTRIAEFFNFEALQQSAPTPMQGDVKPAVPLNVAPKDTTRKN